GTAACGATAATGATGCTTTTTATGATCGTTGCGGTCCTTGTATGCCTTGCATGCTACATTTACCGATCATTGAAGCCTCCACCACCGAGAATCTGCGATGATCCTCATGGTCCTCCGGTTACTTCTCCGAGAATCAAGCTCAGTGATGGAAGACATATTGCTTATAAAGAATCTGGTGTTAATAGTACCAATGCTAAGTACAAGATCATCGTCGTCCATGGATTTGGCAGCTCCAAAGACATGGATTTTCCTATCTCTAAGGTATGTTCTGATTTTGTAGTTAACTCTGCCAtctgctctcttctctcttatTGATTCTCACACATGTTAAAGGTGGTCTAGTAGCAAATGAGTTCTAGGTTGCTAAGCAACTCAGGTTTGTATGCATTTCACTAAACACTATCATGTGACCAGATGAATAGAAGTCTATTGATTATGACCTATTTAAATTTTCAGAGAAAAGTTTCATCTATGGACTACACCTCTTCTTCTGGATTAATATGAAACAAATCTTATATAAGTCCAGAATACCTAAGAAGAAAACATATaccatttaattaattttataattgtttttttttagcaTTTAGTTTGATTTTACATGAAACCATGGTACGATACTGTTTTTTCTCAATTGATTCCCCACTTTATTGTATTTTAAGCAAAATCATTTTGTTAAGTGTCAAAATACCCTTTCCCTTTTTAGCTacttcaaaaattatattttataagaacTTAAACTAATTTATCAGCATTtagtttatactattatttgtgaaaatattttatatttatttttgagctctcacgttaaaaaattagaacggTTAATGTCATTACATATTTAATGaatagtaaataattaaaattttattagataacttttttgtaaattatatatatatatatatatatatatagccaaaacataagatttttttttaaacaaataataattcatatacatactgtgttgttatccaaaaataatcttttaatCATACATaattttaacttataaatttaaaaatttataaacactaatgaaattttgtaatttttaataatgaatgtaataataaatatttataatatgatcATGTCTTCATAAGTAGCCAAAACACCTAAATTTTCCTTTACATGTGTCATAATTTGTTGGTATTATACTATGTTTTTTCCTCAATTGATTCcagtttttttcattttaagcAAACTCCTTTGTTAAGGGTCAAATactcttttgaaaaaaaaatattacaaaaacgtgtaaatatttttttcttaaaaaacgaatgaacaaaaaaaaaaatccacatgTAAACACAAAAGAAGTTTAAAACAATCGCTACACTAAACAACgaggttttttttatttattacaggATCTTGTTGAGGAGCTAGgtctatattttgtatttttcgaTAGAGCAGGATATGGAGAAAGTGATCCACACCCTTCGCGCACAGTCAAAAGCGAAGCAAACGACATTGAAGAACTCGCCGACAAACTCACACTTGGACCAAAGGTCTACGTTATCGGGGTATCACTCGGTGCATACTCCGTTTATAGCTGCCTCAAATATATTCCCCACaggtaaaaaaaatcaaaactattgTATTCAGTTTTTTTACACTTTCTTATCTCATATTCTAATGTTGTTTCGTTTCATAGACTAGCTGGTGCAGTCTTAGTGGTTCCATTTGTGAGCTACTGGTGGACCAAAGTACCTCAAAACATATTGAGTGAAGCGCTCAAGCTACTGCCAGAAACAGACCAGTGGACGTATAGAGTGGCTCATTATGTTCCTTGGCTCTTGTATTGGTGGTTGACCCAAAAATTGTTTCCTTCTTCGAGTATAATCTCTGGGAGCAGGGCGTTACGCAGCGAAAAAGATTTGACCATCATAAAGAAAAAGCAAGAGAATCCTAATCCTCTCATGGTAAAAATCAAAAACCtgatttaaaagtttataaGAATGAAAGGGCTAATTTAGTTTACATTAGTTTGAAGTATGCATTGAACACTGTTATTATCCTTCAAATTTCGTTCTTTTTTATAATTGGCATCAACCGAAAATtggtataataatttaatatttgtacCAAAAAATGAAATTGCTAATTGAAAATGAGCTGTGTATGATCACctgagttttctttttaattcaacGTATTCGCAGTTTGATCCTATATTTTTACATTAGACGATCTGTTTTAACCCCAGGAAAAAGCCAGGCAACAAGGAGACCATGAAAGTCTTCACCGTGACATGATAGCTGGATTTGCAACATGGGAGTTCGACCCGACTGAACTGGAAAATCCATTTGTGGAAGGTGTAGGATCAGTACACATGTGGCAAGGGATGGAAGATAAGATTATTCCGCGTGaaattaatcaatatatatCAAAGAAGCTTCCATGGATTAAGTACCACGAAGTCCCTGGTTATGGACATCTTCTAAACGCTGAGGAGGGGAAATGCGAAGACATTATAAAGGCTCTTCTTGTCGATGGATGATCATTTTATCTTCATCCTGAATCTAAACTGATGTTGGTCTCGTTTTAGATTTGGTTTACGGAAGAGATCTTTTATGCGTAAGAGAAATTAATATTGTTATCagtttatatataacttataaaacAAGATCTAGTTGGGAAAAAATGGTAATGATTATATAGTTGGATAATACTTATTACGATGGATTTGTATGCTTGTCAGTTGTCACAAAAATGCTATTTGCAATATCTATTTGagaagtttataatttttttttcttctgaaaaaTGGATTCCATCAC
This genomic stretch from Raphanus sativus cultivar WK10039 chromosome 3, ASM80110v3, whole genome shotgun sequence harbors:
- the LOC130509524 gene encoding uncharacterized protein LOC130509524, translating into MMLFMIVAVLVCLACYIYRSLKPPPPRICDDPHGPPVTSPRIKLSDGRHIAYKESGVNSTNAKYKIIVVHGFGSSKDMDFPISKDLVEELGLYFVFFDRAGYGESDPHPSRTVKSEANDIEELADKLTLGPKVYVIGVSLGAYSVYSCLKYIPHRLAGAVLVVPFVSYWWTKVPQNILSEALKLLPETDQWTYRVAHYVPWLLYWWLTQKLFPSSSIISGSRALRSEKDLTIIKKKQENPNPLMEKARQQGDHESLHRDMIAGFATWEFDPTELENPFVEGVGSVHMWQGMEDKIIPREINQYISKKLPWIKYHEVPGYGHLLNAEEGKCEDIIKALLVDG